ACCACCCCGGACCCGGTGGCGTTGGACGACGCCGGCGCCTGGTTCGGCCGCCCGGCGCTCGTCATGACACGCGTGCCGGGGCGCGCCGACCTCCACGACGGCCGGCGCGGCGCCTGGATCGGCGACCTCGCCGAGGCGATGGCCGCCGTGCACGCCACGCCGCTGCCCGATCCGCTCCCCGACGCGCTGGCCCGGCGCCACGCGTGGGAGTCGTGGGGCTCGCCCCGTGGCGAGCACCTCCGTCCGACGCCGCTCGTCGAGCGGGCCCTGGTGGTGGCGGCGCAGCTCCGCACCGACCTCGCGGCCGACCCTCCGGCCACGGCGCTCGTGCACCACGACCTCCACCCCGGCAACGCCACCTGGCGCCGTGGCCGCCTCGTGGGCCTCGTCGATTGGGCAGAGGCCCGCCGGGGCCCGGCCGTCGCCGACGTCGCCTACTGCGCCGTCGACCTCGCGACCTCCCACGGCGAGCGGGCGGCGGACGACCTCGTGGCCGCCTACCGCTCGGTGACGGGCGACCCGCTCGACGACCTCGACCGCTGGCGCGTGCTGTGGACCCTCAACGCCATGCGCTGGATCCCGTGGTGGCAGGCGGGCTACGCCGAGCTCGGCCTGGCCCACGTGCCGATGGCGACGCTGCGGCGCCGCCTGCGGCGCACCCTCGCGCGGCAGGTCGCCGCCGTCGGCCCGTGAGCATCCGGGACGTCAGGCGAGCGACGCGTCCAGCGTGATCGTGGTGCCGGCGAGCGCCTTGCTCACCGGGCAGTTCTCCTTGGCGGTCTCGGCCGCAGCCTGGAAGTCGTCCGCCGACATGCCGGGGACGGTGCCCCGCACCGTGATGTGGATGCCGGTGATGCCCTCGCCGGGCTGGAACGTGACGTCGGCCGAGGTCTCGAGCCGCTCGGGCGCGTTGCCCTCCTTGGCGAGGCCGTTCGACAGCGCCATGGAGAAGCACGACGAGTGGGCGGCGGCGATGAGCTCCTCGGGGCTCGTGCGCCCTTCGGGCTGCTCGGCCCGGGAGGGCCAGTTGACGTCGTAGGTCCCCAGACCGGACGACTCGAGGGTCACCTGGCCGGAGCCCTCCATCAGGGAGCCCTGCCAGGTGGTGCGTGCGGTGCGTGTGGTTGCCATCAGCCGAGTCTGCACCACATGAGCCGGAGGCGCTCGTGCAGCCGGAGCGCCTCGTCGCGCACCGACCGCAGGTCGAGGGTGGCGTGGCGGATCACCAGGTGGCGGCAGCCGGCCTCGACGTAGCGCCACACGCACCGCGCCACCTCGTCCTGGCGCCGGAGGCCAGCGCCTGGACCGTGCCGACGAGCTCGCTGGGTGCGCCGTAGTAGGCCCGGCAGTAGGCGTCGAGGCGGTCGTGCGGCGCCGAGCCCTCCCCCACCGCCACGGTGACGTAGAGGGCGGGCTCGACGGCGTCGGGTGGCCGGCCGGCGGCGTTCGCACGGCCCCGGATCGTCTGCCAGCCTGCGGCGTAGTCGTCCGCCGTGACGGGGTACGGCAGCCACCCGTCGTAGGTGCGGGCGCAGCGGTCGAGCCCCGGCGGCGTGCCGGCGGCGAGCCAGATGGCCGGACCGGCAGGCCGCACGGGCGGCGGCAGGATCGTGACGTCGTCGGTCGACCCGCCCGGACGTGCGGCGGCGGCCCACAGCTCGCGCATCGTCCCGACCGCAGCGTCGAGCGCCTGGACCCGCCGGTGGTAGTCGGCGCCGAGGACGTCGAGCTCGCGCCGCGAGTCCGGCCCCGGGAAGCCGGCACCGACCCCGAGGACGAGCCGACGAGCACCGTGAGCGCATCGATCCTCGGCCGGGCGATGACCGACTCGCCGACCCAGAGGGAGTCCACGCCGTCGCGGTCCAGGCGACGCCCCAGGTCGAGCACGCCGTGGGGATCGGCCTCGCCGAGGATCGTGAGCTCCCGCGTGGGGAGGACGGTGCCGAGGCGCAGCTCGGCGGTGTCGTGGGTGGTCGCGGGCACCGCCGGATGATGACGGTCGCCAGGGGCCGGGCTCCATGACCTGACACGTCATGGGCGGCCGACCGAGGGGTAGCGTCCCGCGCATGTGCCGCAACATCACCACGCTCCGCGGACTCGAGCCCGTCGCCACCGCCGAGGAGATCGAGGCCGCCGCCCGCCAGTACGTCCGCAAGGTCGGGGGCATCCAGGCCCCGTCGGCGCGCACCGAGGCCGCGATGGAGAAGGCGGTCGCCGCCGTCGCCGCCGCGACCACCGAGCTGCTCGCCGAGCTCCCACCCCGCAAGCAGCCACCCAAGAACGACCCGCCGTTGCGCCGGTTGGCCGCCCGGGCCTGACCGGTGCCCCGCGTGGGATGATCCCGCCATGACATCGGCGGCTGATCAGACCACCACCACCCACGACGGCGAGCGGACGGCGCTGCGCACCTGCCCGCTCTGCGAGGCCACCTGCGGCCTCGAGATCACCCTCCGGCCCGACGACGCGGGCACCGAGCGCGTGGTGCGCATCCGCGGCGACCGCGAGGACGTGTTCAGCAAGGGCTTCATCTGCCCGAAGGGCACCACGCTCGGCCGGCTGCACGACGACCCGGACCGGCTCCGCACGCCGCTCGTGCGCGACGCCAGTGGTCAGCTGGTCGAAGCCACGTGGGGGGACGCCTGGCGCGAGGTCGACGCTCGCCTCGCCCGCTTCGTCGAGCAGCACGGCCGTGAGGCCCTCGGCATCTACCTCGGCAACCCGAACGCCCACAACCTGGGGTCGATGCTCTACAACCGCCACCTCGTGCGCGGCCTCGGCACCAGGGCGGTGTTCTCGGCCAGCACCGTCGACCAGCGCCCGAAGGAGGTGTCGTCGGGCCGGATGTTCGGCGCGGTCTCGATCCCGGTGCCCGACGTCGACCGCACCGACATGCTCGTCGTCCTCGGCGCCAACCCCCTCGCCTCCAACGGCAGCCTCGCGACCGCGCCCGACTGGCCCGGCCGGCTGCGGTCCCTCGTCGAGCGCGGCGGCGAGCTCGTCGTCATCGACCCGCGCCGCACCGAGACCGCCCGCGAGGCCACCGAGTGGCTCGCGATCCGCCCGGGCGCCGACGCCCACCTGCTGGCCGCGATCGCCCAGGTGCTGGCGAGCGAGTCGCTCGTCGACCTCGGCCGGCTCGCCGAGCACGTCGCCGGCCTCGACGAGGCGCTCGCCGCGGTGGCCGACCTCACCCCCGAGGCCGTCGCACCCGTCACCGGGCTCGATCCCGACGTGGTCCGGAGCCTCGCCCGGCGCCTCGCCGCGGCCCCGGCCGCCGCCGTCTACGGGCGCATGGGCACCTCGACGCAGGCGTTCGGCACCGTCGCCAGCTGGCTGGTCGACCTCGTCAACGTGCTCACCGGCAACCTCGACCGACCCGGCGGCGCGATGTTCGCCCGGCCGGCCGCCGGCTCCGCCAACACCAGGGGCGAGCCGGGGCGGGGCCGGGGCCTCGCCATCCACCGGCGGCACTCGCGGGTGCGCCAGCTGCCCGAGACGCTCGGCGAGCTGCCCGTCGCGGTGCTCGCCGAGGAGATCGACACCCCCGGGGAGGGCCAGCTGCGGGGGCTCATCACCGTCGCCGGCAACCCGGTGCTCTCCACGCCGAACAGCGAGCGCCTCGACGCCGCCCTCGCCGGGCTCGACCTGATGATCGCCGTCGACATCTACCTGAACGAGACGACCCGGCACGCCGACGTCGTCCTGCCGGTGCCCTCCGCTCTCCAGAAGTCGCACTACGACGTCGCCCTCTACGGCCTCGCCCTGCGCAACGTCGCCAACTGGTCCGAGCCCGTCCTCCCGCTCGACCCGGGGCAGCCCGACGAGTGGGAGGTCCTCGCCAAGCTCGCGCTCATCGCGCAGGGGGCGGGCGCCGACGCCGACCCCGCCGTGGTCGATGACCTCGCGTGGTCCTCGATGGCCTCGCACGCACCCGACGACGTCGTGGCGGCGATCGATGCGACCGGGCGCCGCGGCCCGGCGCGACTGCTCGACCTCATGCTCCGCACCGGGCCCTACGGGATCTCGCTCGACGACCTCGTCGCCGCGCCCCACGGCATCGACCTCGGCGCGCTCGAACCGCGGATCCCCGAGGTCCTCCGCACCCCGTCGGGGCGCATCGAGCTTGCTCCCGAACCGATCCTCGAGGACCTGGCGCGCCTGCGGGCCACGCTCGACCGGGCGTCCGACCCCGAGCGCATGCTGCTCATCGGGCGCCGCGACCTCCGCAGCAACAACTCCTGGATGCACAACGTCGAGGTGCTCGTGAAGGGCAAGCCGCGCTGCACGCTGCACGTGCACCCCGAGGACGCCCGCCGCCTCGGCCTCGTCGACGGGGGCGAGGTGGAGGTCACCAGCGCCGTCGGCAAGGTCACGATCCCCGCCGAGGTCACCGACGACATCCGGCCCGGGGTGGTCAGCGCGCCCCACGGCTGGGGCCACGACCTCCCCGGCGTGCGGCTCGGCGTGGCCGGTGGGCGGCCCGGCACCAACAGCAACGTCCTCACCGACGACGGCGCCGTCGACGCGGTCACCGGCAACGCGGTGCTCAACGGCATCCCCGTCGAGCTGGCGCCGGCGGGAGCGCCGGCCGTCTAGTCGGTGGCGGGGGGCTTGTAGAGGTCCTTGGTGACCTCGTCGACGAGCTGGGTCCGCGGCGTCGTCCGCACCCGGCCGTCGGCGATCAGCTCCTGCACCGCCGGGACCGGGTCCGGGTCGGAGAAGAAGCGCTGGTCGGCGTGGTCCGCCGGCCGCCCCGTGGCGTCGTCGGTCCACCACGACGCCTCGAGCGCGATGCCGTTCGGGTCGGTGAAGTAGATCGAGCGCATGATCCCGTGGTCGACGACGTCGGTGACCTCGCAGTCGAACGACTTCAGACGGTCGCGGAGCCGCAGCAGCGCCTCCTCGTCGGCCAGGCCGAGCGACAGGTGGTCGAACTGCGCGGCGCGCTCGTAGGGCACGCCGGCGGGCTTGGCGTAGGTCTCGATCGGCTGGTCGCGGTACTCGAAGAACGCGACGCTCATGCCCGGCGCCACCTCGAAGAAGTAGTGGCGGAACGCGTCGGTGGCGATCGTGGTGACGAGCCGGGCGTCGAGGACGCCGTGCCAGAAGCGCACCGTGGCGTCCATGTCGTCGGTGACGAGGGCCAGGTGGTGCACGCCACGCCAGAAGACGGGAGCGGGAGATGTCATGCGCCCAGGCTACGGGGGCGGGGCCCCGACGACGTGCGGTTCAGG
This portion of the Actinomarinicola tropica genome encodes:
- a CDS encoding LLM class flavin-dependent oxidoreductase produces the protein MPPTLRTYWRAAASISSAVATGSSPRSVVMLRHMRGTLPLGRPPMTCQVMEPGPWRPSSSGGARDHPRHRRAAPRHRPPHAGAHDPRRGRSPRRARPGASPGPRRRGLPLGRRVGHRPAEDRCAHGARRLVLGVGAGFPGPDSRRELDVLGADYHRRVQALDAAVGTMRELWAAAARPGGSTDDVTILPPPVRPAGPAIWLAAGTPPGLDRCARTYDGWLPYPVTADDYAAGWQTIRGRANAAGRPPDAVEPALYVTVAVGEGSAPHDRLDAYCRAYYGAPSELVGTVQALASGARTRWRGACGATSRPAAATW
- a CDS encoding phosphotransferase family protein, with translation MDDREAHLRRLRAAPPTDGLARMAEALGGPGTRVERVRRLRGGLACATHAVRLSDGRDLVVKRSLAGARSLRMEHQALVVAEGCAVTTPDPVALDDAGAWFGRPALVMTRVPGRADLHDGRRGAWIGDLAEAMAAVHATPLPDPLPDALARRHAWESWGSPRGEHLRPTPLVERALVVAAQLRTDLAADPPATALVHHDLHPGNATWRRGRLVGLVDWAEARRGPAVADVAYCAVDLATSHGERAADDLVAAYRSVTGDPLDDLDRWRVLWTLNAMRWIPWWQAGYAELGLAHVPMATLRRRLRRTLARQVAAVGP
- a CDS encoding VOC family protein; protein product: MTSPAPVFWRGVHHLALVTDDMDATVRFWHGVLDARLVTTIATDAFRHYFFEVAPGMSVAFFEYRDQPIETYAKPAGVPYERAAQFDHLSLGLADEEALLRLRDRLKSFDCEVTDVVDHGIMRSIYFTDPNGIALEASWWTDDATGRPADHADQRFFSDPDPVPAVQELIADGRVRTTPRTQLVDEVTKDLYKPPATD
- a CDS encoding molybdopterin-dependent oxidoreductase, whose product is MTSAADQTTTTHDGERTALRTCPLCEATCGLEITLRPDDAGTERVVRIRGDREDVFSKGFICPKGTTLGRLHDDPDRLRTPLVRDASGQLVEATWGDAWREVDARLARFVEQHGREALGIYLGNPNAHNLGSMLYNRHLVRGLGTRAVFSASTVDQRPKEVSSGRMFGAVSIPVPDVDRTDMLVVLGANPLASNGSLATAPDWPGRLRSLVERGGELVVIDPRRTETAREATEWLAIRPGADAHLLAAIAQVLASESLVDLGRLAEHVAGLDEALAAVADLTPEAVAPVTGLDPDVVRSLARRLAAAPAAAVYGRMGTSTQAFGTVASWLVDLVNVLTGNLDRPGGAMFARPAAGSANTRGEPGRGRGLAIHRRHSRVRQLPETLGELPVAVLAEEIDTPGEGQLRGLITVAGNPVLSTPNSERLDAALAGLDLMIAVDIYLNETTRHADVVLPVPSALQKSHYDVALYGLALRNVANWSEPVLPLDPGQPDEWEVLAKLALIAQGAGADADPAVVDDLAWSSMASHAPDDVVAAIDATGRRGPARLLDLMLRTGPYGISLDDLVAAPHGIDLGALEPRIPEVLRTPSGRIELAPEPILEDLARLRATLDRASDPERMLLIGRRDLRSNNSWMHNVEVLVKGKPRCTLHVHPEDARRLGLVDGGEVEVTSAVGKVTIPAEVTDDIRPGVVSAPHGWGHDLPGVRLGVAGGRPGTNSNVLTDDGAVDAVTGNAVLNGIPVELAPAGAPAV
- a CDS encoding OsmC family protein encodes the protein MATTRTARTTWQGSLMEGSGQVTLESSGLGTYDVNWPSRAEQPEGRTSPEELIAAAHSSCFSMALSNGLAKEGNAPERLETSADVTFQPGEGITGIHITVRGTVPGMSADDFQAAAETAKENCPVSKALAGTTITLDASLA
- a CDS encoding DUF2277 family protein, producing the protein MCRNITTLRGLEPVATAEEIEAAARQYVRKVGGIQAPSARTEAAMEKAVAAVAAATTELLAELPPRKQPPKNDPPLRRLAARA